AAacagtcctcctctcctctcctctcctctcctcccccgCTCCGCATCTGTCTGCTGCTCCCCACGTCTGTCTGTCTCCACACCCCGAGCTAGCTAGGGTTTCGCATcaccgatggcggcggcggcgggcggggcgaCGACCTCGACGAGGCGCGGGCCGGGCGGCGGCCGGCCGATGGACGACGAGAACCTGACCTTCGAGACCTCGGCGGGGGTCGAGGTCGTCGGCAGCTTCGACGCCATGGGGATCCGCGAGGACCTCCTCCGCGGCATCTACGACTACGGCTTCGAGAAGCCCTCCGCCATCCAGCAGCGGGCCGTCATCCCCATCATCACCGGCCGCGACGTCATCGCCCAGGCCCAGTCCGGCACCGGCAAGACCTCCATGATCTCCCTCTCCGTATGCCAGGTCATCGAGACCAACGTCCACGAGTAAGAGACGCCCGTCCCCTCCCTCAGCCACCGTCGCCGGATTGTCAAATTATTTGCTGGGCCGATTGGTCGGGCAAGGACTTGCTAGATTTTAGGGTTTACTTACCTAATATTCGTCTCATGCGCGTGGATTCATTCGTGCTCCTGCTCTCGATTTTGTGGCGGGATGTGTGATTTCGACACAGATTTATGGAATCTGTTCAAACATTCGAGCCCACCTGCCTATTTACTTTCGTTTAACCCTGTAATGCACCACTTTCCATGATGCATATGCACTCGATCCAAAATAGATTTGTGGAACCTGTTAAAACCAATACATTGTATCCCCCTCTGGGAATAAGCTCGCTCTGTCGACCTTATTCCTTGTCAGTTCTATTTACTGTGCCGTTGCTGTGTACATACCTCTTGCTCCGAAAGAGTGAAGCTGAAGTCAATTTTCGATTCTGTAGGGTGCAGGCGCTGATACTGTCGCCAACTAGGGAGCTTGCCACACAAACAGAGAGGGTCATGCAGGCTGTTGGTAGCTTCATGAGCGTCTCTGTGCACGCCTGTGTTGGTGGCAAGAGTATTGGGGAGGATATTAGGAAGCTCGAGTCTGGAGTGCATGTTGTGTCGGGAACCCCGGGCAGGGTATGTGATATGATCAAGAGAAGGACGTTGCGCACAAGAGCCATCAAGCTCCTAGTCCTGGTTAGTTTGCTCTTGTCATgctgcattttttttatttgaatATAAATTTGGTCAAGTTCAACGATTCTAACATAATTGATTGCATAACAGGACGAAGCCGATGAGATGTTGAGCAGAGGTTTCAAGGATCAGATTTATGATGTCTACAGATATCTTCCCCCAGAACTTCAGGTCTCTCTTTGAACTATTCATTTGTGTAGTTTGTCAGTCTATCTTGTCAGGCTTTTCACTGCAGAGTTCAACTTGTCACCTGACTGTATTTTTCTCTCTACATATATCACCTTTCTGACTTGATTTTTTCATTGAGCAACACCAATGTTTTACATCTTGCTGTAGCTAGCAATGGATGGCATTGTTATTC
This genomic stretch from Hordeum vulgare subsp. vulgare chromosome 6H, MorexV3_pseudomolecules_assembly, whole genome shotgun sequence harbors:
- the LOC123401124 gene encoding eukaryotic initiation factor 4A-III homolog B, which encodes MAAAAGGATTSTRRGPGGGRPMDDENLTFETSAGVEVVGSFDAMGIREDLLRGIYDYGFEKPSAIQQRAVIPIITGRDVIAQAQSGTGKTSMISLSVCQVIETNVHEVQALILSPTRELATQTERVMQAVGSFMSVSVHACVGGKSIGEDIRKLESGVHVVSGTPGRVCDMIKRRTLRTRAIKLLVLDEADEMLSRGFKDQIYDVYRYLPPELQVVLISATLPHDILEITSKFMTDPVRILVKRDELTLEGIKQFFVAVEKEEWKFDTLCDLYDTLTITQAVIFCNTKRKVDWLTERMRTNNFTVSAMHGDMPQKERDAIMNEFRGGTTRVLITTDVWARGLDVQQVSLVINYDLPNNRELYIHRIGRSGRFGRKGVAINFVRKDDIRILRDIEQYYSTQIDEMPMNVADLI